TGCACCATCTTTACTGTGCTAGTGTTCGTCACGCCACTGAGCTGCGGCAGACAGTGGCAGCTCAACACGCGAAGACTGGATCATGAACTGTCCACAAGAGTCTCTGGTGGTCACACAATGCTTAGCTAGTTACGGCTAGAGTATGCTCTCACTACTACAGCTAGCTATCTGGTCAGTGCTGCGCTTTGGGAATTTTACAGGCGAGAGTAGTGAGATCGTTAACAATGCAAAGATTAAGGGGCTTGCTTGTGGCTAGCTCGTCAACAGCCTTGGCGGGCTTCTAGTTAAACTTAATAAATGTTGAGGTCGATAGAAAAATACCTCACCCGCACCAGAGAGGAGAGAAAAATATTCAATGCATAGAATATtagggtgggccctcattccaggagcccatagTTTTTTACCGCCGCTGTCGCGGGTTTGCAGTCAAACTGCCGCCTTCCCTGTAATTATTACGGATGCACGTGCATTATTACGGATGCACGTGCCAACGGTGCATCGGGACACCGCTGCCGACTCCGTACCTATTTCAACGCCGTGGGATAAGTGCACCACACAGTGGCAGCACAAATCTCTCTGACAAACATCGCACCGGTTGGCCTCCATCAGATGACCTTCAgaattttaaggcaaaagcctttaatagCTCTAACTCGCGGCCATGTatctgtccggcgtccgttacatccagcaactcgataagtAAAAAATaacagtgggattcgaaccaccaccctccaattccacagccgagcgtgctGACGACTACTCTACTTCCTTCCAACGCATATGTagctctccttgtctaggacgctggcgagtgtttgcagaaaggcctCGAATCAGATGggtgcctcccaaacgccctccagtgtctccagcatttaagattcacaaaaaaTGGTGTACTTAATCtacatcttaaccacacaccaGTGACActagcagcaacaccacgctaaaggctttcgcctcaccatactttaggtcaacaaagtgcccccccccccccccctgaattatTTTATGTATCTTCGTACACCGCAACGTCGAACCCAGGTCTGAATGTGTCTCATCCCATAATAAGGTTCACGCTGCCTCAATCATGCCCTGTGTTGGGGCAAGTTTTGCTTCGTTATTTAAAAACTGCTGAAGGAAGTTCGCTTTGGTAGTTTGCAAGGTAATCTACGGGTAGCTTTTAGGTAATCGTGAAGGTATTGGAAAATTTGGTGCGACGCAAAACCACTGGCGCTCGCACCAGAGGAGAGAAGCGGCACCGACAAAGTCCCAACTTTATAGTGCGGATTTCAAGATGCGTTCTCCTCTGATGCGTGAACCTCCGACAAGAGAGCAAAATATGCTCCAGTATTTATTATTGTTGCCACTAAAACGattgcacatacccacggtggggattggccagagtttggtgcagatccaaacaggaaaaaactcatccaggttagtcttcaagcggctcataaatatagaggaatctgagagtAAAAGAAAATcccgaattttgagagatcttgaggaaatcggaatgaaaatcgaggaaacgaagcggtGTGGGTTGAATATCtgaattttaaaagaaataatCAAGTTGAAAatagttttgagagaaaagtaaacgcatcgagaagttaacacaaaaatctccagTACTGTAACACTGGTGTCTTTAATATTTGAGTCTTTTTTTCCCCAAAATATAGCACTTTCTCGTTCAGCAAAATTATGCGCAGCAGTGGCCGACCGCGTTATTCCTCTTCTATAATTTTACGATCGCTAGTGGAAACTCAACGAAGAGCCCGgcaaatacataaaaaacaacGCTGCGTTTGATTTCTATGCAAATTATTTTCGAAGGATAACAACAAGTCACCTTCTTTTCAgctgctcttctttcttttcaccagcTGTTCCGTCGGCAGCTCGAGCAGCACGTTCTTCTCGAGACCAGGCGCCACGTTCCTCGCGCGTTCTTCTCGTGCACTGCCGCCGGTCTTTTTCTGAGCTCCGGATTCCGTACACGACGACCTACGCCAAGTAAGGGGGCCTTTTTATTCCCACCCTTATTACGCTTTTGGCAGCGTTATCGGAATGCGAGTTCTTCCGGAGCAGCATGAAATTTGTCTGTTCGGTGTGAGGCGTACGGTCAACGCACGGTTCGAACAAATTCGAGGGTGGTCTGCAGCGAGCCGTTTTGGAGCCAGGTGTCCCGAGTGTGACGGTGAATAAGAGCCATCGTACGGGGTGGAGTCAGTAGAAATCGAACAACACTAGGGCGTTTTCGCAGCTTTCAGGGCAACGTACCCTCTGATGATGCACTTCAGTTCTCCCAAGTTAAGGCTTAAGTGATCACCTTCAGACCACATCACAGTGTAGTGCGCGGGAGAGAAGACTGTGGTTCGAATCGTGTGAGCATTTCAGTGGCCATAACTGTTTTCTTCGTCCAAGTGAAAACACTTCATATTAGTAACGCTACGTCTAATGATGAATTGTTTGTGCTCAAGAGCTGCTGTAACGGCATGATGCTTAACAGTAAAAGTGGGATTTGTATGATTCCAGGCCAGTGCTGCCTCATAACGTGCCTCCTGGAGGAGTCACCGCCGCCTCCTACGTGGATTTGAAGTTCGTATATAGATTTTAGTGTATTCTTTTTATATTCTCCTTCTTTTTAGACTAATCTGCGCCTTCTTTATTCCGTCCCGAGCTTTCGTCttcctttcatttctttcttccaaCATTTTATAATAAAGCTCCGAAGCACTTTCGCACCTCTTCTAGTTGATTCAAGATGTGGATTCGTTCACTCTGTTTCAAAATGATCACCGCCATTTTGTTGCTTTCTATCCTCCGGGAGCAAACGCAGTCTACATCGTTTACCTCTAGCCTGTAAAGTTTCATCCTCAAGCAGCAACTCGGAAGCTTGTAAAGTGAAGCGCTTACGCTTCAATCATTATACATCGATTAAGAACCTTATTATTCTAGCAAGAAATATCTTACTCTTTTTCTGCTTCTAGCTAAATTGAAGACATCAGCGTGGCCGACCATTTAGGCGTCGCGGCGGACAGCACGCGAGCCATGCAACAGCTGGTGCAGCGTCAGCTTACAATTCCGGACGCCATCAAAGAGGACTGCGACAAAAGTCAGCGACCCAACTTTGGGGACACCAGCGAGTTGGGGAACGCGAGTGCTGCGGTCGTCGCCACTGTGGCTCCATGCGGCCACCGCCACCTCCAACACGTACACGCCAAGCTGCCCAGTCCCAGCTGTAGGCCCAGCACTGGTGACGCCACGACACAGGTATGTGTCACGTGCGCACCGCCTCTCAGTTAAAGCTGGCAAGTAGAGAAAAAATTTTTTGGCTTTTCCGCGGCTGCTACCTCGCCAAAGGTATCTCAGATGTTCTCGATAAAGAGACACAGTCCAGCACCCATTTAGTAAACTCTAAGATGATCGCGAATTAGATTGATATGTCTATAATTGAGTGTACAAAAAGCGCAATAGATAAGCTTACCTGTCACCTAGAAGCGTGAATAAATTGCGCCCACCTCAGTGATGCGCTTCTTGCATCGACGCGCGGCCCGCCCGGTGTGCTAGTGTGCTTTATTCGTTACAGTGTCCCGAGAAGTCTCTACTTCAGGCTGTGCCGCCTTTCCTTAACCTTCTCAGCATCAAAGCGGCTTCGGGCCGTGCTTTGTAACCCGCCGCCGCCTATCATGCCTTGACCTGTTAGCAGTACGCTATAAATAGAATGAGCGCTCATTAAAATCAAGATATAGCTGGTTTCAGCAACGCCCTTCGGCTGCGAAGCACGCCATGCGAGGTCCGCTATTAAGCTTAAATTAGGTTCGGTTTACCGTATGACAGCGATGTGGCTTGGAAAATGAGTACAAAAGACAGAAGGCCATCCTCAAGCACTCCCCACGCGTTTACTTCGTAACTCTGTTTCCCACAGCTACCACTACCAGCAATTGGATAAGGCCGCGCAGCCAATCGTCTCCATCCGCTGAAAGTGATCGAAGAGAGCCGTTAGGAAAAGTGCCACTTGAAGGGGCGCGACGCGCAGTCTGACGTATTCAACTCTTGGAAATTAGATGTACAGCACGACTTTCCTATACTTATACAACTAATTTTCAAGGGCATCTTTGGTGTATGCGGGATAAAGGCGAGAATTCAAAATATCCGGGTTCGATACAACCAGGCTCATCTTTATTATAATATTGAGTAAATATAGGAAATCAGTTAACTTTCACTTGCAAGAGCTCAATGGGCCGCGGGCAAGGCCGGATCTGTACAGCTTGCTTTATTCGTATCAGTGTACTGAGGAATCTGAACATAAGACTGTGTCGTCTTGCCTTAACCTAACCTAAATATTGGACTTACGTGGACACAGCGTATTTCAGCATGAACAAATAATTTGACCTCAATGCAATTGTGTGTAATGGAAAGATAAGGCGATTCGCTGGCGTTTTTTTCCGAAAACGCGGAATGGGACCTGACTTAATTTAGAAGCCTTTCTCTGAGTAACCATTCGTGAAGACGTTACGGAAGGTGCTGGGGTGTTGATATGACCCAACTGTGCAGTTGTCTTGCAAAGATACGCGAGCTCCCAGATAGTGTGTACTCGGCGCTTGCTATTCGCATTGAATGTTTTGAAGAGTTGCGAATACGGGGCTTGCGGAAGAGGTGCGTCCGTAAAACTCCGTCTCGGCGTCACACTGATAAACTGCctttaaaaaaatgaattttttcaAATATCTTAGATTTCTCATCATTTACATACTCCAGTTAATGTAATATATCACTTCCTAATTAACAGGCACAAGGGTAGCTTTCATCTCTCCGCTTGTACAGAGAACGAAGTCCGAGAGTGTCTAACAAATTGCGTAGAGCATGATAACACTGAAGTTAACTTTATATAGAGGCGGTCATTAACTGAGGTTGATTCATTTAACTTTGCTCTGAATACCAATCCCGATTATTGTGTCTATCACTCTTCAGTATATAGTACATGTAGtgtaaaatcttttttttttacatgatttAAATATCATTCGTTTTTTGTCTTGATTTGACGGTTGATTGAATATGCACTCTCGTCAAAATATTTCTTCTTTGGTGCGGAATCAAAACCAGCTTTCGTATGCCGTGTGAGCATAAAGGTGTTTTTATATATAATGGCAAAAGCCTTCAGCATACAGTTTATTTTTCGAAACAAGAACAAAGCTGCTGTGCCTGCCCAGCCATTTCTGTATTTGGTTCATGTTAAATTGCTAAAAAACATTTTATTGTTTCATCAGCCGAGCAGCTTCAAACTCAAATGTACTGGAAATCTATTAATATTTGAACACCTCTCAAAACAACTCGTTATGTCTGAGGGTACTCTGCATCATGAGATCTGCTCAAACACAACATGCTTGGGACAACCGGAACTTAAAAGATAACTGGTCATTTATATGAAAAGTTTAACCATCTCCTCTAGTACAAATCCTATAAAAGTGGATGTGTCCACAtcttcccgccccccccccccctccccagctgTTTCCTTTTGACTGGAAAGACAGAGCTTATATTCCGCGCTGCAACGCTGTAATGTCACTTCCGTAGTTGAAATCGTGCAAGCTCTTTGTTTTGCATTATCAACAAGCCGTGCGAAAAAAATCATTTCATGGAAACACAAGGAAAGATCCCAGAAAACTTACAGGACAAGTTTATCACTGTGTGATTTCTCTTACGGTCCGCACTGTTTTTTCCTTAACTTGTAAGTGACACTCATTCGAAGGCTCCGATTCTAATTCAGCGTCTGTATAAACTACATTTAACACGCTCATATCCGTATTTATTCCCTACACCCCAGCCCGCGCAAGAACCCATGGCCAGTCAGATCAAGGGCAGGTGTCGAGGAGATGGGACATCACCGCAGAGGCTTCGAGACACTGAGAGGATGGTCCCCGAGACGCCTTCCCTGCAGCTTGCAGCTAGCGCAGCAAGTACGACACCGGCCAACCCTTGCCAGGCCGCCATATGTCAAAGCGGTCCAGCAAGTATCGGTGAGCCCAGCTATGAGCCGCATTAAAAGCTTTGTTTGGAAATAATGCCGACAACGCGTAACTCCGCGTGAAACAGCGCGGGCAGCCTGCTGAACGGGATACGCATTTAGCGCCAGCATAAATAATTTCCACCGTAAGTTAAAATGTCATATAACAACTATGTGCTGCGTAACATGCTCTGTAAAGATGTTCGCTCGAAAAGCCTCTATAAAAAAGAACAAGAGACCGGGCGAGTGCAAATGCCAGCTGGTCGATGCTTGCATTAGAGTCTgccgaaagaaaaaaacatcGACATGATGCTGACAAAACATGCGTATGTTTTTTCTCTTGAGCGACAGATTGCAAAAGCAAAATTTATCCCACCTGTTCAAAAACCTCTTCCCGGTTTTGTTGTTTTTCATGGCAGTAAATAGCTGCCATCATTTTTTAGAAttcgaactaaaaaaaaatcGAGAACACATCAGATCATTTCATTGATGATAGATTGCACAAGATGGTAATGTGCGTCCATCAGCGCCTTATCACAGTGCGAAGAGAAAACGGTGATCGGAGGTGCACATGAATCAGATATGTGTCTGGGTAATGGTAGTTGCTCCCGGCATGGCCGTTTGTGGCCAGCAGTCCGAGGACTTCATTAGCCGCCATCATGACCTTTTGCAGCATGGCATCCACGATTGCGCACGTGCCTTTTGACTTTTGGTTTCGAAATGTATAAGCTGTTTTTCGAAGTACGCTACGCCGGCTACATTTGGAATCCCTGCTGGACGGAATTTTATGCCTACTTCGTGTCTATAAAGATGCATCACTTTTCgaaaacaagaaatgaagatGGGTGTCGCGAGGTTTTCCTGTGCGCCGGGGAAGCTCTCTCTGGTGCTGTTTCGTTGCGAAAAAATATTacggaataaaaaaattaatttgccAGAAATGTGTTCCTTGAAGAACAGAGCTTTGAATTCTATGGGCATGGAAGTGTGCGGCGTGCGTTAATACTCAAATTTCTTGAGCCCTTCAAGTTAGTATTGTGATCTATGAGATTCGAGAATCCGCACGCAAATTTTTTGACTTTTCTCGATAGTATAACATAACTAGTGTCTGTAATGTATACATCACTGCTACAGTGAATGAGCCTtagcacttttttttccttttcgcctgtttcttccttcttcgtttcctCTCACTCTGCCAAAATCTGCGTGAACAATATTTAGCCAGCTTTTCTGACTTGCGAAAACGGACAAGCCTTGCATGCGCTTGTCCCTTTGCACAGATTATTGAAAGCGTTTTGAAAGGTTATTTAAAGAGGTCTTTGGAAACTTACAGTCATCTTAAGCTCGCTACCAAAACTTTCAGAAATGTGAAGGAAAGTCGCGGTCATCGGCGTTATCAAAGATACATGCAACCCTACCGATTTCCGAAGCTCAGCTGCGCATCGAATGATTGAGCAGTAAAGATGACCCACATCTTTCTGAAGTTTCTCATACGAACCTCTCCGCAGACAAAGAGCTTATACTTCAATAAGCTTGCAGGGTGTTATCAACTGTGTTGCAGCCGTTTTTAGCACTGCATTTCGAACCATGCGAAATCCCAGTTTGGCATGTTATTCTGTGTGGTCTTTTACACTCTTCTAAACAGCATTATTAAGATTCTTTATTCATGCTTTGACCCTGCTCTATGCACAACAATGATTATTCTTGTGACTACTCTAGTTGAAACTGCTCCATAGTCTCACGGTCCTAAAACCTAAAACCAACTGCGAGCGTGAAGTCACTTACTACTGTCAGTCGTTTCAACTCTCTGCGCTGTGTTATTTCAGGCATGTTTTAATGCTTATAATGTGCTGTCTAACGTAAGTGAGAATTTCAGTGCTGTTGCAAAACAAATTACTTAATTGAGAGGAGACAGCTGGATCCGACTTCGTACAGGAGTGTCACATGCGTTTCACGCTAGCTTGCTTCGACATGATTCTATTCTCATTTgcaacgccgcggtggctcagtggttatggcgctcggctgctgactttaaagatgcgggttcgatcccggtagcgggggtcgaatttcgacggaggcgaaattctagtggcccgtgtacagtgcgttgtaagtgcacgttaaaaaacctaaGGCGGTCgatattttcggagcccttctctacggtgcccctcatagcttgagtcgctttgggatgttaaactctcATAAAGAAAACCAATTGTCATTTGCAATGGCTGAATGAGCTTTTGTTTCTTCCTGCCTCCAGGTAAGGCCACGAAAGTTGCTGGGATCACCGTGAAGGGTCAGAACTGGTGAGTGGCGGTGCCGCTTTGTGAAACTTTTCTTCTAGAAGTCCTCAACTACGATGGCACAAATTGTAGTGTTCAGAAGCCTCGCACACATGATGCTTTCGCTAAATAATTTGAAGCGCGTGTTTCATCATTGTTTTCAGTTCTGACAAACTTAAGCGGGCGCACTTTACTAGCACCGTGTGCAGGAagtt
The Amblyomma americanum isolate KBUSLIRL-KWMA chromosome 3, ASM5285725v1, whole genome shotgun sequence genome window above contains:
- the LOC144124207 gene encoding uncharacterized protein LOC144124207, which gives rise to MQQLVQRQLTIPDAIKEDCDKSQRPNFGDTSELGNASAAVVATVAPCGHRHLQHVHAKLPSPSCRPSTGDATTQPAQEPMASQIKGRCRGDGTSPQRLRDTERMVPETPSLQLAASAASTTPANPCQAAICQSGPASIGEPSYEPH